GGGCAATGGAGTCGGGCGGTGACCTTCGAGCAATGCGGTCATAGGCGCAGCTATCGATGTCATCTGGAGGCGCTGGATCACTTCCTTGCTCTCCCCGTCCTCGGCGGCATCCAGCACGACTATCGCCTGGCGGCCTGAGACCGCTCTTCGTGTGGGTCCGCGTGAGATCGACACGGGGCACAAGCGCCCGGTCTCTTCGCTCCTGATACTCAGCGCTCTCATCGTTAGTACGAATGAGACGGGAGGATCGCTCAACTGCTGCATCGCGACCTGTCCGCGCTGACTTCGTCGGCCCCAAGCCCTCCGTCCCCACCCCGAATGAGGTTTTCGCGGAGCACGGGGGCTTCCGCGGAGGACGACAGGGTTCTCGATCACGAAAAACGAACTTGATGTGTTTGATTTTCATGGTATGTTGAGGCCATGGTGGATCGCCCTCAATTACTGGCCGACATCCGCGCGGCGCTCAAGCGCAGTCGAGTTGTGGCCCTGATCGGACCCCGGCAGTCCGGCAAGACCACCATCGCGAGGCAGATCGTGCCCCCGGAATCCCCGTGCTACTTCGACTTGGAAGACCCGACGAGCCTCGCCCGACTCACCGAACCGATGACGGCGCTCTCCCCCCTGCGAGGGATGGTGGTCATCGACGAGGTTCAGCGGCGTCCCAATCTCTTTCCCATCCTGCGCGTGCTGGCAGACCGGAGGCCGCTGCGGGCACGATTCCTGATCCTGGGCAGTGCTTCGCCAGGACTACTGCGCCAGTCCTCGGAGTCCCTCGCCGGGCGGATCGAGACGATCACCATGATGGGCTTCGGACTGTCTGAGCTGGGAAAGGAGGCCGCGACGAGGCATTGGCGGAGAGGGGGCTTTCCTCTGTCGTACCTCGCACGCTCCGAGGCGGAAAGCCTCCGATGGCGGAGCCAATTCACTCGAACGTTTCTGGAGCGCGACCTCCCACAACTGGGCATCGGTGTTCCCGCCACGACGATGCTGCGCTTCTGGACGATGCTCGCCCACTACCAAGGAGGCATCTGGAACGCAGCAGAGCCCGCCCGATCCCTAGGCCTGAGCCAGCCCACAGTCCGGCGCTATCTCGATTTGCTAACCGATCTCTTCATCGTCCGCCAGCTTGCACCCTGGCACGAGAATCTCAAGAAGCGGCAGGTCAAATCGCCGAAGGTCTACATCCGCGACAGCGGCCTGTTGCATCAGTTGCTGGGGATTGCCACTGATAAGGACCTGTCGTCCCATCCCAAGAGCGGTTCCTCGTGGGAGGGGTACGCGATCGAGGAGGTTCTGAGGGTTGCGAGACCGAGCGAGGCGCACTTCTGGGCTACGCACACGGGCGCCGAGCTGGATCTGTTGCTCACGCTGCAAGGTCGA
The Candidatus Eisenbacteria bacterium genome window above contains:
- a CDS encoding ATP-binding protein is translated as MVDRPQLLADIRAALKRSRVVALIGPRQSGKTTIARQIVPPESPCYFDLEDPTSLARLTEPMTALSPLRGMVVIDEVQRRPNLFPILRVLADRRPLRARFLILGSASPGLLRQSSESLAGRIETITMMGFGLSELGKEAATRHWRRGGFPLSYLARSEAESLRWRSQFTRTFLERDLPQLGIGVPATTMLRFWTMLAHYQGGIWNAAEPARSLGLSQPTVRRYLDLLTDLFIVRQLAPWHENLKKRQVKSPKVYIRDSGLLHQLLGIATDKDLSSHPKSGSSWEGYAIEEVLRVARPSEAHFWATHTGAELDLLLTLQGRRIGVEVKRQDAPRLTPSMRIALDDLRLDQLTVLYPGSTVYDLADRVRVAPLASLADGDPSILLPRGRRRGRRAPRAESSS